A stretch of the Channa argus isolate prfri chromosome 9, Channa argus male v1.0, whole genome shotgun sequence genome encodes the following:
- the LOC137132839 gene encoding olfactory receptor 10J5-like: MNNNSVTPSYFEFTLFSDYGSLRSLFFSLCLLIYMTIISANVVIILTVCLDKSLHQPMYIFICCLCLNSLYGSAGFFPRFLMDILSDTHFISSPFCFTQMYVINTYVGHDVTLLTVMAYDRLVAICQPLHYHSKMTLRKVLYLLIFAVFYPVCIFGYFFYLSISLSLCGNKLHRIFCTNWSVIELSCVEITVNSVAGQFLALISIFTPLFFVLYTYLRILLVCRRSSSEFRGKALRTCLPHIVTFVNFCISVLIEVSLSRYKVDEVNPNVFVVLSLEFLIIPPINNPLVYGLNLPQIRGVICRCVNSDKKIPKRPVHQPKSNY; this comes from the coding sequence atgaacaacaacagtgtgacTCCCTCCTACTTTGAGTTCACCTTATTCTCAGACTATGGTTCCCTCAGATCACTTTTCttcagtctgtgtctgctgATCTACATGACTATAATCTCTGCTAATGTTGTCATTATTCTGACAGTTTGCCTGGACAAGTCTCTGCATCAGcccatgtatattttcatctgctgtctgtgtttaaactCTCTGTACGGCTCAGCCGGCTTCTTCCCCAGGTTCCTGATGGACATACTGTCTGACACTCACTTTATCTCAAGTCCGTTCTGCTTCACTCAGATGTATGTTATCAACACCTATGTAGGACATGACGTGACTCTTCTCACTGTCATGGCCTATGACAGATTAGTTGCTATTTGTCAGCCTTTACACTATCACAGTAAAATGACATTAAGGAAGGTGCTGTATCTCTtgatttttgcagtgttttatcctgtttgtatttttggttACTTTTTCTATCTGTCGatcagtttgtctttgtgtggaaATAAACTGCACAGGATTTTTTGCACCAACTGGTCTGTGATTGAACTCTCCTGTGTGGAGATAACTGTAAACAGTGTCGCAGGTCAGTTTCTTGCTCTGATTTCGATCTTCACCCCCTTGTTCTTTGTCCTGTACACCTACCTACGTATTCTGCTTGTTTGCAGGAGAAGTTCATCTGAATTCAGAGGAAAGGCCTTACGAACTTGTCTGCCCCACATAGTGACTTTTGTCAACTTTTGCATCTCAGTATTGATTGAGGTTTCACTTAGTCGATATAAGGTTGATGAAGTAAAtccaaatgtgtttgttgttctatctctggagtttctgatcATTCCTCCCATCAATAACCCTCTAGTTTATGGCCTCAATCTTCCTCAGATCAGAGGAGTGATTTGCAGATGTGTGAATAGTGataaaaaaattccaaaacGACCAGTACATCAACCAAAGAGCAACTACTAA
- the LOC137132837 gene encoding olfactory receptor 6K3-like, whose amino-acid sequence MNNNSVTPSHFEFTLFSDYGSLRSLFFSLCLLIYMTIISANVVIILTVCLDKSLHQPMYIFICCLSLNSLYGSAGFFPRFLMDILSDTHFISHPFCFTQMYVIHTYKAHEVNILTVMAYDRLVAICQPLHYHSKMTFRTVLFLLILSVLYPVCIFSYFLYQSSTLLLCGYKLHRLFCTSWSVIQLSCVNTAVINVAGQFLAVISTFIPLSFVLYTYLRILIVCRRSSSEFRQKALQTCLPHIVTFVNFCISVLIEVSLSQYKTDEVNTVVIVVLSLEFLIIPPISNPVVYGLKLPQVRGVISGFLRTHTILCPT is encoded by the coding sequence atgaacaacaacagtgtgacTCCCTCCCACTTTGAGTTCACCTTATTCTCAGACTATGGTTCCCTCAGATCACTTTTCttcagtctgtgtctgctgATCTACATGACTATAATCTCTGCTAATGTTGTCATTATTCTGACAGTCTGCCTGGACAAGTCTCTGCATCAGcccatgtatattttcatctgctgtctgtctttaaACTCTCTGTACGGCTCAGCCGGCTTCTTCCCGAGGTTCCTGATGGACATACTGTCTGACACTCACTTCATCTCACATCCGTTCTGCTTCACTCAGATGTATGTTATTCACACTTACAAAGCTCATGAGGTGAATATTCTCACTGTCATGGCCTATGACAGATTAGTTGCTATTTGTCAGCCTTTACACTATcacagtaaaatgacatttagaactgttttatttctcttgatTTTATCTGTGTTGTATCCTGTTTGTATTTTCAGCTACTTCCTTTATCAGTCCAGCACTTTGCTTTTGTGTGGATATAAATTGCACAGGCTTTTTTGCACCAGCTGGTCTGTGATTCAGCTCTCCTGTGTGAACACAGCTGTGATCAATGTAGCAGGGCAGTTTCTTGCTGTGATATCAACCTTTATCCCCCTGTCCTTTGTCCTGTACACCTACCTGCGTATTCTGATCGTGTGCAGGAGAAGTTCGTCTGAATTCAGACAAAAGGCATTACAAACCTGTCTGCCCCACATAGTGACTTTTGTAAATTTTTGCATCTCAGTTTTGATTGAGGTTTCACTCAGTCAATATAAGACAGATGAAGTAAATACAgttgtcattgttgttttatCCCTGGAGTTTCTGATCATTCCTCCCATCAGCAACCCTGTAGTTTATGGCCTGAAACTGCCTCAGGTCAGAGGAGTGATTTCTGGGTTTCTAAGGACACACACAATACTTTGTCCCACATAA
- the LOC137132838 gene encoding olfactory receptor 10J5-like: MNNKSVTPSYFEFTLFSDYGSLRSLFFSLCLLIYMTIISANVVIILTVCLDKSLHQPMYIFICCLCLNSLYGSAGFFPRFLMDILSDTHFISRPFCFTQMYVINTYKAHEVNILTVMAYDRFVAICQPLHYHSKMTLNVVIYLLVFVLLYPVCIFGYIFYMSTHLPLCGYKLHRIFCTNWSIVQLSCLDTTMISILGQFLAVASIFVPLSFVLYTYLRILLVCRRSSSEFRGKALQTCLPHIVTFVNFCISVLIEVSLSQYKTDEVNTIVIFILSLECLIIPPINNPLVYGLNLPQIRRVISGFIHKSLCPT; this comes from the coding sequence ATGAACAACAAGAGTGTGACTCCCTCCTACTTTGAGTTCACCTTATTCTCAGACTATGGTTCCCTCAGATCACTTTTCttcagtctgtgtctgctgATCTACATGACTATTATCTCTGCTAATGTTGTCATTATTCTGACAGTCTGTCTGGACAAGTCTCTGCATCAGcccatgtatattttcatctgctgtctgtgtttaaactCTCTGTACGGCTCAGCCGGCTTCTTCCCCAGGTTCCTGATGGACATACTGTCTGACACTCACTTCATCTCACGTCCGTTCTGCTTCACTCAGATGTATGTTATCAACACATACAAAGCTCATGAGGTGAATATTCTCACTGTCATGGCCTATGACAGGTTTGTTGCTATTTGTCAGCCTTTACACTATCACAGTAAAATGACGTTAAATGTGGTAATATATCTCTTAGTTTTTGTGTTGCTGTatcctgtgtgtatttttggttACATTTTCTATATGTCGACCCATTTGCCTTTGTGTGGATATAAACTGCACAGGATTTTTTGCACCAACTGGTCCATAGTTCAGCTTTCCTGTTTGGACACAACTATGATCAGCATTTTGGGTCAGTTTCTTGCTGTGGCATCGATCTTTGTCCCCCTGTCCTTTGTCCTGTACACCTACCTACGTATTCTGCTTGTTTGCAGGAGAAGTTCCTCTGAATTCAGAGGAAAGGCCTTACAGACCTGTCTGCCCCACATAGTGACTTTTGTCAACTTTTGCATCTCCGTTTTGATTGAGGTTTCACTCAGTCAATATAAAACTGATGAAGTAAATAcaattgtcatttttattttatctctggAATGTTTGATCATTCCTCCCATTAATAATCCTTTAGTTTATGGCCTGAATCTGCCTCAGATCAGAAGAGTGATTTCTGGGTTTATACACAAAAGTCTTTGTCCTACCTAA
- the LOC137132836 gene encoding olfactory receptor 51L1-like, which translates to MRSNNSLNPSYFSFALFSDYGSLKYVFFSLCLLIYMTIISANVVIILTVCLDKSLHQPMYIFICCLCLNSLYGSAGFFPRFLMDLLSDTHFISRPFCFVQMYIVHTYAGNELTLLTVMAYDRLIAICQPLHYYSKMTLRLVMQLLIFAVLYPICFLGYFFYLSTTLTFCGNKLQRIFCTNWSVVQLSCEDTTVNNITGQFVALASIFAPLFFVLYTYLQIVIICRKSSSEFRGKALQTCLPHVLTIVNFCISVICELSLSRYNADEVNPLIIALLSLEFLIIPPISNPLVYGLSLPQIRGVIFKFVKIQ; encoded by the coding sequence ATGAGGAGCAACAACAGTCTGAATCCTTCCTACTTCAGTTTTGCATTATTCTCAGACTATGGTTCCCTCAAATATGTCTTCttcagtctgtgtctgctgATCTACATGACTATAATCTCTGCTAATGTTGTCATTATTCTGACAGTCTGCCTGGACAAGTCTCTGCATCAGcccatgtatattttcatctgctgtctgtgtttaaactCTCTGTACGGCTCAGCCGGCTTCTTCCCCAGGTTCCTGATGGACTTACTGTCTGACACTCACTTCATCTCACGTCCGTTCTGCTTTGTTCAGATGTATATTGTTCACACGTATGCAGGAAATGAGTTGACTCTTCTCACTGTTATGGCCTATGACAGATTAATTGCTATTTGTCAGCCTTTACACtattacagtaaaatgacaTTAAGGTTGGTGATGCAGCTTTtgatatttgctgttttgtatCCAATTTGTTTTTTAGGCTACTTTTTCTATTTGTCCACCACTTTAACTTTTTGTGGAAATAAATTACAAAGGATATTTTGCACCAACTGGTCAGTAGTTCAGCTCTCCTGTGAGGACACAACTGTGAACAACATAACAGGTCAGTTTGTTGCTCTGGCATCGATCTTTGCCCCCCTGTTCTTTGTCCTGTACACCTACCTGCAGATTGTAATTATTTGCAGGAAGAGTTCCTCTGAATTCAGAGGAAAGGCGTTACAGACCTGCCTGCCCCATGTACTGACTATTGTGAATTTTTGCATCTCTGTTATTTGCGAGTTGTCACTGAGTCGATATAATGCTGATGAAGTAAATCCATTAATTATTGCTCTTTTATCTCTAGAGTTTCTCATCATTCCTCCCATCAGTAACCCTCTAGTTTATGGCCTGAGTCTGCCTCAGATCAGAggtgtgatttttaaatttgtaaagatTCAGTGA
- the LOC137132840 gene encoding olfactory receptor 6N1-like, which translates to MNNNSVTPSYFEFTLFSDYGSLKYVFFSLCLLIYMTIISANVVIILTVCLDKSLHQPMYIFICCLCLNSLYGSAGFFPRFLMDILSDTHFISRPFCFIQVYVIHTYVAQELTLLTVMAYDRFVAICQPLHYHSKMTFRKVLYLLIFSVLYPVCAVSYFFYLAINLPLCGYKLHRMFCTSLPIIQLSCVDTAVSETGQFLAVTSIFIPLFFVLYTYLRILLVCRKSSSEFRGKALQTCLPHIVTFGNFCISIFCEISLSLYRMDEVNPFVFVVLSLEFLIIPPISNPLVYGLNLPQIRGVIVRYVKIFPKTPCCKTKGPACTE; encoded by the coding sequence atgaacaacaacagtgtgacTCCCTCCTACTTTGAGTTCACCTTATTCTCAGACTATGGTTCCCTCAAATATGTCTTCttcagtctgtgtctgctgATCTACATGACTATAATCTCTGCTAATGTTGTCATTATTCTGACAGTCTGTCTGGACAAGTCTCTGCATCAGcccatgtatattttcatctgctgtctgtgtttaaactCTCTGTACGGCTCAGCCGGCTTCTTCCCCAGGTTCCTGATGGACATACTGTCTGACACTCACTTCATCTCACGTCCGTTCTGCTTCATTCAGGTTTACGTTATTCACACCTATGTTGCACAAGAGTTGACTCTTCTCACTGTCATGGCCTATGACAGGTTTGTTGCTATTTGTCAGCCTTTACACTATCACAGTAAAATGACGTTTAGGAAGGTTTTATATCTGTTgattttttctgtgttgtatcCTGTTTGTGCTGTCAGCTACTTTTTTTATCTGGCCATCAATTTACCTTTGTGTGGATATAAACTGCACAGGATGTTTTGCACAAGTTTGCCTATAATTCAGCTCTcctgtgtggacacagctgTGAGCGAAACAGGTCAGTTTCTTGCTGTAACCTCGATCTTTATCCCCCTGTTCTTTGTCCTGTACACCTACCTGCGTATTCTGCTTGTTTGCAGGAAAAGTTCGTCTGAATTCAGAGGAAAGGCCTTACAAACCTGCCTGCCCCACATAGTGACTTTCGGGAACTTTTGCATCTCCATATTTTGTGAGATTTCACTGAGTCTTTATAGGATGGATGAAGTGAAtccatttgtctttgttgttttatctctggagtttctgatcATTCCTCCCATCAGTAACCCTCTAGTTTATGGCCTGAATCTACCTCAGATCAGAGGAGTGATAGTTAGATATGTGAAGATCTTCCCAAAAACACCgtgctgcaaaacaaaaggcCCAGCATGCACAGAATGA
- the LOC137132835 gene encoding olfactory receptor 10J5-like — translation MNNNSVNPSYFEFTLFSNYGSLKYVFFSLCLLIYMTIISANVVIILTVCLDKSLHQPMYIFICCLCLNSLYGSAGFFPRFLMDILSDTHFISRPFCFLQLYVLYTYEGHDVSLLTVMAYDRFVAICQPLHYHSKMTFRKVLYLLIFVMFYPVCVISYFYCLSISLSLCGNKMHRIVCTNWSIVQLSCVDTTVNNITGQFIAVTMIFIPLFLVLYTYLRILLVCRKSSSEFRGKALQTCLPHMVTFVNFCISLFCEISLSRYKFNDVNQLVIVVLSLEFLIIPPISNPLIYGLNLAQIRRVIFRAVKINKIIPVLNAALHFG, via the coding sequence atgaacaacaacagtgtgaatCCCTCCTACTTTGAGTTCACCTTGTTCTCAAACTATGGTTCCCTAAAATATGTCTTCttcagtctgtgtctgctgATCTACATGACTATAATCTCTGCTAATGTTGTCATTATTCTGACAGTCTGTCTGGACAAGTCTCTGCATCAGcccatgtatattttcatctgctgtctgtgtttaaactCTCTGTACGGCTCAGCCGGCTTCTTCCCCAGGTTCCTGATGGACATACTGTCTGACACTCACTTCATCTCACGTCCATTCTGCTTCCTTCAGTTATATGTTCTTTACACTTATGAAGGACATGACGTGTCTCTTCTCACTGTCATGGCCTATGACAGGTTTGTTGCCATTTGTCAGCCTTTACACTATCACAGTAAAATGACGTTTAGGAAGGTGCTGTATCTCTTGATTTTTGTCATGTTCTATCCTGTTTGTGTTATCAGCTACTTTTATTGTTTGTCCattagtttgtctttgtgtggaaATAAAATGCATAGGATTGTTTGCACTAACTGGTCCATAGTTCAGCTTTCCTGTGTGGACACAACTGTAAACAACATAACGGGACAGTTTATTGCAGTGACAATGATCTTTATTCCCCTGTTCCTTGTCCTGTACACCTACCTGCGCATTCTGCTCGTGTGCAGGAAAAGTTCATCTGAATTCAGAGGAAAGGCGTTACAAACCTGTCTGCCCCACATGGTGACTTTTGTCaatttttgcatttctctgtTCTGTGAGATTTCACTGAGTCGATATAAATTTAATGACGTAAATCAActtgtcattgttgttttatCTCTTGAGTTTCTAATCATTCCTCCCATCAGTAACCCTCTAATTTATGGCCTGAATCTTGCTCAGATCAGAAGAGTAATTTTTAGGGCTGTAAAGATTAACAAAATTATTCCTGTACTGAATGCAGCTCTGCATTTTGGATAA